The genomic interval CGTAGGGACGTTCTGTACCAGTCCAGCCTCTGTTTGTGACTCCTACCTTTAGAGACACATGGTTACCATGGATTGGTCTTAACAGGAGGTAATTTTGTTATGTTTTTGTTGGGCTTTCACTCAGGTCTGTGACTCTGACACCGTGCTGGACCCAGCGTCATCTGTGGAGATGGTAAAGGTTTTAGAAGAAGATCCAATGGTGGGAGGCGTTGGAGGGGATGTTCAGGTAAAGTCAGACATTTGACGAATCGTCATTGATTCCTGcaaataatacaataaagcaACAAAGCACTCTTTTTGCCCCTTATTTCTTTATAGATCCTAAACAAATATGAGTCGTGGATCTCGTTCCTGAGCAGCGTACGGTACTGGATGGCCTTCAACATCGAGCGAGCCTGCCAGTCCTACTTCGGCTGTGTGCAGTGCATCAGCGGGCCTCTGGGAATGTACCGGAACTCCCTCCTGCACGAGTTCCTCGAGGATTGGTACAATCAGACTTTCATGGGCTCCCACTGCAGTTTCGGGGACGACCGTCATCTGACAAACAGAGTTCTTAGCCTCGGCTACGCTACCAAATACACGGCGAGATCAAAGTGCCTCACTGAGACGCCGATCACATACCTGCGATGGCTCAATCAACAGACTCGATGGAGTAAGTCGTATTTCAGAGAGTGGTTATATAACTCAATGTGGTTCCACAAGCATCATTTATGGATGACATACGAAGCTGTGATTACAGGCTTCTTCCCATTTTTCCTCATTGCCACTGCGATCCAACTCTTCTACCAAGGAAGACTCTGGAATATTTTACTGTTTCTACTCATTGTCCAGGCAGTGGCGCTGATCAAGTCGTCTTTTGCCAGCTGCCTTCGAGGTAATATTGTCATGGTGTTTATGTCCTTCtactctgtactgtacatgtccaGCCTGTTGCCGGCCAAAATGTTTGCAATAGCAACGATCAACAAGTCAGGATGGGGGACGTCTGGAAGGAAAACAATAGTTGTGAACTTCATCGGTTTGATTCCCATATCGGTCTGGTTCACCATCCTCTTCATTGGGATTATCTACACAATCATCTTGCAGACTAGAAAACCTTTTCCCGAATCTGAAAAGATCGTTCTGATCGTAGGGGCAGTTGTCTATGCCAGTTACTGGGTGATGCTGTTGACGTTGTATGCAGTGCTCATAAACAAGTgtgggaagaggaagaaggagacacACTACGATATGCTGGATGTATGACTCACACTTGCCACTTTGATGTCTAggcttgatttttatttttatatgtgtataattttgtttttccaaGATAGAGCAGCTCTGGAGGCAAAATGTGGCTCAGTTCAACCAAAATGGGTGAAGAACCGGAGTTGTGTCTGATCCAAACACTTGAACGGCACAAGTATAGACAGCAGTAAGGACTTGATTTGGTCCAGCTAGTGTACGCTAACTGGCTGACATTAACACACAGAATGGCAAGATATTTGTAGTTGGCAGCAAGAGCACTCGTTGTAATATTAGCTACCTCTTAACCTTGTCATTTTCACTGGGCCTCAGTCTAATACTATAATTTTAGGCAAACTTGTACTTTGAGCTCCACCCATTGGGGTTCCACTTGACCATTCAAAGTATTTTCCTCCAGAGTATGACTTTGTCCACAAGACACACCGTTTTCCACAACCAGTGTCATTTTGGCCTTTCCGTAAGGAAGCCGACACACTACCATGGTCTTCATcacgtcacgtgactgcaacTGCAACTGCAAAGGTCTTTGGCATCTCTGTTTCAATCCACTTCATTTGCATGATGACATCTTGTGGAAGTTTCAGTCCAGGTTATATCACCTGTGACACTTCTAGAACTCCTGCAGTATTTTAAAATAGGGAGGTTAACTACTATTCATTCACATATGTAGTCCAAACACGAGGAAGAAAAATGATCATCCTGGGGTTAATGCTGGCGTTTTGTGTGACATAATGTGCAAGCCACTAAAAGTTTCTTTTGTTGCACTCATGACATATGGGAATGATGTGAAACTTCCTTGTGGTCTCCAcacaaagtaaatgtgtttaaattattactaactgtaatgttttcatgtatttataaatataattgTCTACAAATTTACAAAGAATGTAATTTTTTGTGGATCATGGGTCAGTTCCTAATTGCAGCGTCAAAATTTCCGTCCGTGTCCACGACGATGCAGTAATTTATTAATGGTTGTGTTTTAAGGGTGATGTTCCAGTGCTTGATTtgccatttaaaatgaaaagagacACGTTTTAAACATGAAGAAGTCACACAATTGTTCAATATCGGATCACAGTATTAAGAGTGAAAGCCCTTTGTTTGAATGGGTAGGTCCTTTCCAGCCAGTTGCTATTCCCATATGACCTGAATGCAGTATTATCTCAGCGTTTACAAAGGTAGGAAGTTCAAACTGATCAGTAGAGGTCAGATCAGATTCACCAGACCAGGTGACCAGGGGGATATGTGACTGGAGGAGGTGGTGTAtcattgctgctgtcactgttttACTGAAACaatgactttttttcttttgtgttaaATATAAGTGATTGGTGTATGTTGCTTAAATAGGTTTAATTATTACTGCTAATGTATTTTTGGTGAATGATAACCacagagcagacacattgtGCATTTTTCAATCCAGCGAATGAGGAAATGTTACTGTCCACTCACATTTGTTCTCCGCCCTCCTACACGTTCTGTATTGAGGGTAATGCGGCTCCGTCTCTTTGTTTTCTATGTAAGAAGAAAGCAGCATTTTGGAGTAGAACAAGTCCAGTGTTTGCTACGCAGACCAGGAGTAGACATAAGTTTAATTCTTATGCACTTTTATGTCTCTCCCGTCCTCTAATATGATGCTTGACATAATCATGATACAATACCTCAGTGGTTCTCTCTATCGTCGTATGAAGGTTGCCAACCAAAGACTGATGCATTTTTGAGGTCTCAAGTAATTTATGACACTTGtgataataaatataaacatgtaaTTTTCATATGTGGTTTCTTATAATGTCAAAGCTGGATTTCTCTGCCTTGTCAGCCCTTTGCTGTAGCTGTGTACTTGTTACTTCTGTGCATttttatacaaatatatatacatCTTTATTCTATTTTCGCTTAGCTACCAAAGattctttattttcattcacgttttttaataagaaaaatgtaaaagtcTTTGCTGTGCATTCAATTGTTGACAGTGATTCACTGTGACAGTGACTTGTATATTCGACCAAACAATGTGAAATaaggagctggagggaggaTGTTGTctgcaataacaataaaatgcacattttgGCAATATCCTTCTTTTTGTCCCACAATATGTTTATTGCAGTAACATTTGATAATAATTGTTACATTGATCTGTAGATATAAAAtagaacaacaaacaaaaacaatgggTTCAACAAAATCTTTATCAATGTTGCCAATTTGTTATCAAGACATACAAAGTCATTGCCCACAGGGACCCCTATTCATTCAGGTAGGTCAGACACCagtattattatttctttccaGAGGTAAGATTGGAGAGAGCTCTTACAACCAATTGACCAATTTgggtttatttatgtttttccaTGATACAGGCACAGATTCAGCACATTAGTATCTGCCTTCCTCATTTTGTGTTCATTAGGATTCAGTCCCAATATAAAAAGCTTAGGCTCTAGCCCTAAATGCACACGCAATATAAGCGGGTCAATATAAGAGAGCGGTGAAGCATTCAAGAGCTCATAGAAAAACATGCACGTTTAGAAATTTaaatctgctttttgtttttgttgtcaacATAATACTGCCATCATCTGTTTTCAGGAACCTTGACGTGTTACACAAATACTGAACTCTATCACAGCAAGTTTGCAAGTAAGGTTTAAAATGTCCTGACAGCCGTGGAGCATTTGTAGAATATTCAGCAGCTCTATGCAGACGTCACTGTAGCGACCCTGTTTCCTAAACAGCACATCGCTAGGCAACTAAACTGCAGCCATGAGTCACTTTAAAGGACGACAGACCATTATGAGACTCATTGTTCCTTGTCAATGATGCAAAATGTTCAAGCTAAACCATTTCCAGCCTCATGAGCTGTGCAACAACAGTAAGGTCAACTGCTGTGACGCACACACCAAGTGTGTAACACGTGACACCAACTTCATAACAGATTGTTTATTCCTCAGAATTAGTATCGTTTTAAATGAACACCATGTCCTTTTTTAATTCTTCGCAGATTATTTCGAACATTGCACCACATGATCATAAAGGCCCTAAAGAAGTTGATTGAATGtgttgaatgtgaatgtgaacacGCCATCAGATCCTGTTCATCTGACTCAGCACAAAACCAGCACAGTGACAGTTGCTAAATTATTTTGTGATTGGCAGGATTCTGTCCATGGCAGGATGAAAGGGAACTgatttacacatacagtatgagtcTGCAAAGTAGCACATATGAGTTCTATTACAACAGAATTCCCCTGCATAACATGAAAGGGCCCaacacattattacattatggTAAAATTACTTTAGTACACAAATAAtgcaaaactaaaataaaagtttttacTTAATTTTTATTTCTACTAAATACTCTTAGATTTTCCAATTTTACTTTTGCCTAAGCTTTAAATAATAGATATGAACTGAATgcggggcggcacggtggtgcagcaGGTAGAACTGAGGAGAGATTTTCTGTCTTCAGCTGCATTTGGCCAATTTGGAGAGAAACTGTGCATTAATGAGCACTGTCTTCAGAATCCAACACAAAAGACAATGTTTGCTATTGTCTCTGTCTTCTGATCCTGGTTGCCTTCATGCTGCCTCTCCGTGAGTAGATGAGGCGATGCCATTTAGCTGGCATTGAACATTCTAGCCAAATAATTCCATTTGCAAAATCCTTTCATGATGGAGGAGAAACCTGAGCGTTTGTGCGCAGGTTCTGCAGGAGAGGCCTGATAACTGGTGGTTGTCGGGTGCTCTCATGGCTTGGTTTGGATCTCTCATGAGATCCAAACCAAGCCTTTCCCAGCAACCAAGCTGATGCATGCGCTTGTTCACTTATTGCggggtttcagtgttttcctgtgttttttccctGATATGCTGTAAAGAGACTGGAGGGAACTGATTTATTGTTGTGTTATATAAAAACCAAGACATTCAAAAAATAAGTCAGTAAATAATGGACACGGCTTTACGTTTTTCAGTCACTGTACTTAGTAAATAATTGGGCTGACAGGAGGTGTGTGCGGTCCAAGCATGACTTGGCCACCTGCATATTGAAATCATTTCCAGGCAACCCGTTCAGACATGGACT from Betta splendens chromosome 16, fBetSpl5.4, whole genome shotgun sequence carries:
- the has2 gene encoding hyaluronan synthase 2, with protein sequence MKCQGVLTYLRIFGTTMFGISLLVGISTAYIMGYQFFTTARNHLSFGLYGAILVVHLIIQSLFALLEHRNMRRSLETPIKLNKSLALCIAAYQEKDIYLKKCLVSVKRLTYPGIKVIMVIDGNTEEDLYMMNIFKDIMGWDKSATYVWRSNYHNRGPEETDESYAENLQNISRLVLNNKYVCIMQKWGGKREVMYTAFKALGRSVDYVQVCDSDTVLDPASSVEMVKVLEEDPMVGGVGGDVQILNKYESWISFLSSVRYWMAFNIERACQSYFGCVQCISGPLGMYRNSLLHEFLEDWYNQTFMGSHCSFGDDRHLTNRVLSLGYATKYTARSKCLTETPITYLRWLNQQTRWSKSYFREWLYNSMWFHKHHLWMTYEAVITGFFPFFLIATAIQLFYQGRLWNILLFLLIVQAVALIKSSFASCLRGNIVMVFMSFYSVLYMSSLLPAKMFAIATINKSGWGTSGRKTIVVNFIGLIPISVWFTILFIGIIYTIILQTRKPFPESEKIVLIVGAVVYASYWVMLLTLYAVLINKCGKRKKETHYDMLDV